The nucleotide window TCTCATTATAACAATGCCGAGATATCTTGCCTGACTTTCTATTTAATGAATCCTGGTAACGGGATTGAAACTAATGGAGAAAGCGCATGGCTACCATTATTCTACCTTTCTATTTAATGAATCCTGGTAACGGGATTGAAACAATTAATTGAATCCAATCAATCCCTTTTAGATGCCTCCTTTCTATTTAATGAATCCTGGTAACGGGATTGAAACAGACATAAAAGAATTGTTTTTAAATCGACTAAAAATTCTTTCTATTTAATGAATCCTGGTAACGGGATTGAAACCCATGAACATTCGCACCAGAAAATAAAACACCAAGCTCTTTCTATTTAATGAATCCTGGTAACGGGATTGAAACATCGTAATGGCTGAGGAATTGTTAGAGCAAGGGCAGTCTTTCTATTTAATGAATCCTGGTAACGGGATTGAAACCTTTAAATTCCCCTTCGGAGTATCTCGAATAATCAGGCTTTCTATTTAATGAATCCTGGTAACGGGATTGAAACAAGGAACGAGCATTAACCCATAATTTTGCTGATATACTTTCTATTTAATGAATCCTGGTAACGGGATTGAAACATTGGACTTGAATCGAAAAGCGCCGCAAACCCGACCTTTCTATTTAATGAATCCTGGTAACGGGATTGAAACCTTCTAATACCACTTGGTTAAATATGTCTACGGATCCTTTCTATTTAATGAATCCTGGTAACGGGATTGAAACTAATAAGCCTAATTCCCATTACGATAGGCTAATTTCTCTTTCTATTTAATGAATCCTGGTAACGGGATTGAAACACGATCGCTTCTGCCCCCTCATCAACTTCCCCTAACTTTCTATTTAATGAATCCTGGTAACGGGATTGAAACCTAAAAGGGAAGCGCAAGACCCTAAAGGGCATTCTTTCTATTTAATGAATCCTGGTAACGGGATTGAAACAATCTAAAGTAGGTATTAAATGTTTTGCTATTAATACCTTTCTATTTAATGAATCCTGGTAACGGGATTGAAACAAATTTAACAATTACATTGTAGTATGTAATCCCTATGCTTTCTATTTAATGAATCCTGGTAACGGGATTGAAACTTGACATTCACGGTGAGGGGCAATCCTCACTCTTTCTATTTAATGAATCCTGGTAACGGGATTGAAACCGTCAATTTGGAACGATTTTATCGATAAGACAAGACTTTCTATTTAATGAATCCTGGTAACGGGATTGAAACCAGGGAAAAGCTTTCTATCTTAGAGACTAAAACTTTCTATTTAATGAATCCTGGTAACGGGATTGAAACTAATTTTTGATATATCCCTTAACTCAAAAACAATCACTTTTTAATTAAAAAAATAATTAATTAATCAAAAATTTTATGCTATAATTTAACCTTAAAATCTAAGAAATTAATAAGAAAATTATAACGACGATAAAAACGATAGAGGGCGACTTTTATCAGCCGCAAAGTCCAGAATTCCCCTATCTCGATGCTCATAAACTAAATTTCCTGTCTGATCAAATAAAAAAGTACCTCCTCTTTGGGTTAAATAAGACGAATCAGGTACATAAGTCTTCCAATTAGACAATACTTCTGTCATATTTCTTAATCGTAGAGTGGCTAATTCAAAAGGGCGCTGAAATCCTTTACCACCGGCAAATTGAAAAAATGAACCTTTTAAAGGCGGTAACACTCCTGTGTCGATAACTTCCTCATCATCAATTAATTGAGGAGCTTGACGATCGCCCCGATAACCCCGGAATACCTCCCCTAACGTCCCAGGACTTCCTATTCCAGCACACATGAGCATTAAATTAACCCAGGCATTTTGAGAGGTGGACAACAGAGGAAATTTTCGGCATAAACCCTGATAAAGTTCAAGTTTTTGATGAAGTTCTGGCTTAGGAGTGACGAATAAACTTTCGGCTGGAAATCCCGTATAATCGCAAAATTTCTGCCCCGATGCCCGATTTCCGATGGCAACGGCTCGGATAACTATTCCTCGGTTTTGAATTTCGATAGATTCTCGTTTTAACCACCAAGCATATTCGAGGGTGTCAAAATCCCCTAACTGTGGCCATACCAGTACCAGTAAGTAAGTAGCGGATTGAGAACCGCTCAAAATTGGTACACTCTTGCCATCACTAACTCGTTGACATTGGGTTTGATTAAAAATCGCGTAACTATTCATAAAATTGGTTCAATAAATGAGATAAAAATATAATTCTCAATGGATAATTGATAATTAATTAATTTGGTTTAAAACCTCTTTTTTCAAAAAGAAAAATCAACAAAAATTTTCCTGAGTTTCAATTCTCTTCATTAATGAAGAGGTAATTATCAATTATCCATTGTCAATTATCAATTATTTAACCCTTATTTTTCGCCACTAGCAGCAAAGACAGGGGTTCGCCGGAGTCGGGATGAGCGGGTTCGCGCAAGTCGTCGAGGAAATACCCCCCCGAACTCAACAGGGAAATCCAGGAGCTTAAAGTACGAAAGTACCAGGGCATAGCTTCAGTAAATCCTTGTCCAAAGCTAGCGAATGTCTCTATTCGCCATCCGTCGCTGTATTTGTCTTCGCCTCTTCCACTCCAAGGATGCACTGTCTGAATGATCAACACTCCTTCTGGGGTGAGACAACTATGTAGAGACTTCAGCAGGGGTAAAATATCTGGCTCTAATAAGGCAAAATTACAGGCGATCGCATCAAAATCCCCCCCTAGGATTTCAGGAGTGGCTATAATTTCGGCATAAGAATAATGATGAAAAATTCCCCCTCCCTTTTCTTGAGCTAGTTCAATTAACTGCGCCGATCCGTCTACACCAACCGCCTCGATACCTCGTTCCCTCAGAATGCGTGTTAACCAACCTTCACCACAACCGAGATCGAGGACAAGCCGGGGGGTACGTTCCCATAAAGCTTGTACAATAGCGGCATTAGTAGCTAGAGTGCGGCTTTCAATTGCGCCACTACGCACCGCCTCAGTCCAAGCAGGTGCATTGGCCTCCCAACTACGTTTTATCTGTTCGATCGGATCTTGATTCATCTTCAAAAAAGCTAGTGAGTTTTACGGAAAATTTTGGCATTAAAATAGGAAATTTCTAGTATAGATGGTTGTTTAATTGGGGTAAATGTGGGTAATCTTTTCTCTTTACCATCTCAAAATTTCAGCGATTTGTTGCCAAATGGTAAGAGGATTAAACGGTTTAGGAATAATTCCTGCAACCCCCATGTCTTTGAAGCCTTGATAATCCCTCGGTAAGACTTTAGCGGTTAATAATATCACGGGAATCGAGCAAGTAACGGGATCGGATTGGAGTTGCTCAAAAAACTGAAACCCGTCGAGATCCGGCATGGATATATCTAAAAGAATCGCATCTAAAGATTGGGTTTTAGCTTTGAGTAATCCTTCTTGTCCAGATTGAGCTAAAATTGCTTCCCAGCCGGCGAATTTTTCCAAAGAGATTTGAACCACTCGGCGAATATCTTTTTCATCATCAACCACTAGAATTCGTTTACTCATGAATAATATTAATTATAAATATAGCGTTTCTCTTTCTTGATGAGGTACACCTAACTCCAGCAAAGCTGCCTCCTGCCCTGGATCCTCCAACCCAAAACTCTGTACCTCAGTAATATGAGAACTGCTATAATTTGATAAACATCAGACTTTAAAGGCTATAATGATTATAGAACTTGTCGTTGTCAACGCGATCGCTCAATTTGGTTAATTACACGCGCTAACACTTCAGAGTCAGTAATGGGTTTACTAATAAAATCATCTGCACCGGCGGCAAATACTTGTTGAATGGAATTATCATCAGTATGAGCGGTCACTACTACAATGGGTAAATGATTATACTTTGAATCTTGACGCACGACTCGACACAATTCCAGTCCGTTAAAAGTAGGCATTTCCAAGTCTAACAATAGCACATCAGGATTAGTAGTGGTTAAAACTTGCCAAAAGCGATCGGACTTAGATAAGGTTGTAACTTGAAGTTCCCAAGGTTGCAGTAAAGCCATTAAGGTCTTGAGAAAAATCGGATCATCATCGACTATCATAACTTTACTATTACAGATAGAAACTGGGGATAAAACTTCAGTGATCGCCCCAAAAACTTCTTCGGTAGTAGCGGTTTGAAGAATGTAACCTTCACCCCCTGATCGAACCACAGCAACCCTTTCATATAAATTATCTTTTTCAGTTGTCACTAAAACCGGAATCGAGGGAAATTGTTTTTTTAATTGTTGGAGTAACATTAATCCGCTATCTTGAGTTAAACTCCGATGAAGAGAGAGCATAATAACATCGGGAGTATTTTGTTTTAACCATTGCCAAGGAATAATTTCATCGGAAATGATCTCTATATTAATACCTTGATCGGGGGCAGCTTCTTGTATTGCCTGTGTAAAAGGATTATACTCATCAATAATCACAATTAAAGGACGAAAACCTCTCGATAAAGGAGCTAAATTTGAAGTGAGGACAGATTGCCCAATTTCTTGTTTTAACTCAGTGATTAATTGACTAAATAGAATAAAATTTTCTTCTTCCTGCCCAGACTCGTCATCTAATAGATGTTCGATTTCTTTAGCTACTTCTGACCCCTTACTATAGCCAAAAATTCCTAATCCTCCTGCTAACCGATGAGCTTCTTGTTTAAGCTGAATTCGTTGAGATGGACTGAAACAATTCCCCCCAATAGAGACTTTTTCTAATCCTTTAATTCGGTCTTTTAAAGACTTTTTAAAATCCTGCTTAACTTGTTCGAGTAACATTAATCCCTCTTGCTCTTGTTTCTTTTTTTCCTGACAATCCGGTGCAGATTTTAACCGATATCCTAGCTTATAAATCGTTTCTATTAATTCCTCTTTCATCCCTGCTGCTGTCAGTTTCCGTCGCAAATCTTTAATTAAATTAGTAACCGCCGCCTCCGTTGGAGACTCGTCAATCATCCAAAGACGATCGATAATATCACTCCGACTAAAAATTCGTTGAGGATGACGTAAAAAAAGCT belongs to Gloeothece citriformis PCC 7424 and includes:
- a CDS encoding peroxiredoxin-like family protein, producing MNSYAIFNQTQCQRVSDGKSVPILSGSQSATYLLVLVWPQLGDFDTLEYAWWLKRESIEIQNRGIVIRAVAIGNRASGQKFCDYTGFPAESLFVTPKPELHQKLELYQGLCRKFPLLSTSQNAWVNLMLMCAGIGSPGTLGEVFRGYRGDRQAPQLIDDEEVIDTGVLPPLKGSFFQFAGGKGFQRPFELATLRLRNMTEVLSNWKTYVPDSSYLTQRGGTFLFDQTGNLVYEHRDRGILDFAADKSRPLSFLSSL
- a CDS encoding class I SAM-dependent methyltransferase: MNQDPIEQIKRSWEANAPAWTEAVRSGAIESRTLATNAAIVQALWERTPRLVLDLGCGEGWLTRILRERGIEAVGVDGSAQLIELAQEKGGGIFHHYSYAEIIATPEILGGDFDAIACNFALLEPDILPLLKSLHSCLTPEGVLIIQTVHPWSGRGEDKYSDGWRIETFASFGQGFTEAMPWYFRTLSSWISLLSSGGYFLDDLREPAHPDSGEPLSLLLVAKNKG
- a CDS encoding response regulator, whose product is MSKRILVVDDEKDIRRVVQISLEKFAGWEAILAQSGQEGLLKAKTQSLDAILLDISMPDLDGFQFFEQLQSDPVTCSIPVILLTAKVLPRDYQGFKDMGVAGIIPKPFNPLTIWQQIAEILRW
- a CDS encoding response regulator: MKILLIEDDPFISQLISTKLIANRYTVDLVTDGELGLEFALMGKYSLILLDVIIPILDGLSLCHQLRDSGCETPIIMLTAKNSDEDVITGLDAGADDYVTKPFDVEQLLARIRALIRRQDIKRFPSILTWGALQFDPILIKVTYQDQVINLSPKEYSILELFLRHPQRIFSRSDIIDRLWMIDESPTEAAVTNLIKDLRRKLTAAGMKEELIETIYKLGYRLKSAPDCQEKKKQEQEGLMLLEQVKQDFKKSLKDRIKGLEKVSIGGNCFSPSQRIQLKQEAHRLAGGLGIFGYSKGSEVAKEIEHLLDDESGQEEENFILFSQLITELKQEIGQSVLTSNLAPLSRGFRPLIVIIDEYNPFTQAIQEAAPDQGINIEIISDEIIPWQWLKQNTPDVIMLSLHRSLTQDSGLMLLQQLKKQFPSIPVLVTTEKDNLYERVAVVRSGGEGYILQTATTEEVFGAITEVLSPVSICNSKVMIVDDDPIFLKTLMALLQPWELQVTTLSKSDRFWQVLTTTNPDVLLLDLEMPTFNGLELCRVVRQDSKYNHLPIVVVTAHTDDNSIQQVFAAGADDFISKPITDSEVLARVINQIERSR